In Bradyrhizobium sp. 1(2017), one DNA window encodes the following:
- a CDS encoding site-2 protease family protein, with amino-acid sequence MNISFYDLSVWVLPLVLAITFHEAAHAFVADRLGDNTAAQLGRVSFNPLRHIDPFGTLILPAMLLFAHSPFLFGYAKPVPVNFRKLNNPRLDMVWVALAGPATNILLALAAALAFHALPQVPASSAKWVADNLKNALIINAVLAVFNMMPIPPLDGGRVAVGLLPRPLAMPLARLEPFGMLILIALLILLPLAGSQFGLNLDVISGILRTLTGYVIQAVLFLTGNT; translated from the coding sequence GTGAATATTTCCTTTTATGACTTGTCGGTGTGGGTGCTCCCCCTCGTGCTCGCCATCACGTTCCACGAGGCTGCGCATGCCTTCGTCGCCGACCGGCTCGGAGACAATACCGCCGCGCAGCTCGGCCGCGTCAGCTTCAACCCGCTCCGGCACATCGACCCTTTCGGCACCCTGATCCTGCCGGCGATGCTGCTGTTTGCGCATTCGCCGTTCCTGTTCGGCTACGCCAAGCCGGTGCCAGTGAACTTCCGCAAGCTCAACAACCCCCGGCTCGACATGGTCTGGGTGGCTTTGGCGGGGCCGGCCACCAACATCCTGCTGGCGCTCGCCGCCGCCCTCGCATTCCATGCGCTACCCCAGGTTCCCGCAAGTTCGGCGAAATGGGTCGCGGACAACCTCAAGAATGCTCTGATCATCAACGCGGTGCTGGCAGTCTTCAACATGATGCCGATCCCGCCGCTCGATGGCGGCCGGGTCGCGGTCGGGCTGTTGCCACGTCCCCTCGCCATGCCCTTGGCCCGGCTCGAGCCGTTCGGGATGCTGATCCTGATCGCGCTCCTGATCTTGCTGCCGCTGGCGGGTTCGCAGTTCGGTCTAAATCTTGATGTTATTTCAGGAATACTGCGAACGTTGACCGGTTATGTGATTCAGGCTGTTCTCTTCCTGACCGGCAACACGTAG